The genome window GTCATGGGTTCCGATCAAACATTTTGTGACTTCGTTCAGATAATCGAGATCCAAAGGTTTTCTGATCCAAACGGATTTATTCCAAAGTTGGCTCGATGGAGTCTTCGCATTTCTAATCAAATATTTATAAGTTTTCTCGAGAGCATCACGTCGTGCATGAAACTCTTTTGGAGCGGTGTAGGTTTCCTTGATCACCAAGAATCTTGGGCAAGAGGCTTGTAGAGCGGTTCTTAAATTGATTCTTGTGGGATCTGTAGAGCAATCAAAATGTGCGACCTGATGGAGAGCGTGAACTCCACGGTCGGTTCTTCCGGAAGCTTGCACGGCAATAGTTTCTTTAAAAATCTTCGAGAGCTTTTCCTCGAGTACGCCTTGTACCGTATATGCGCCCTCAGATTGCTTTTGCCATCCCATAAAGAGCGACCCGTCAAAGGACAAGTCTAGTCTTACTCTATAAGGTTTAGTTTTTTTTGGGGGATCAAGTTCCATTGAGCTAACATATCCTAATACAGTGCTCGCTATGGCAAGTACTAAATAGAAGTTTTGTAATTTAAGGGTAAACATTTTTTCACGGGTGGGGATAACATGAAATTAATTTTTGCTAAGTCCGTTTTGTTCAGTCTGATTTTATTGGTGGGATCTTCTTCATTTGCTAATTTTACCGGAGTTTGGGTGGGTGAAGGAACGGTAACAACTAGAGATGGTCGTGAGATCTCTTGCAATCAATTTGTTTTGAATGTCACTCACGGTGCAGACAAAATGGAGTTTGGACGCTTTAGTTATGGTTGTGATGAATTTGCTTTCAACTTCACGCCGCCAGTGTTGACCTTAGGAGAAAAGAAAATTGTCTCTCAAGACACTTTCTGGAAAGAGGAAAAGGTTGGGAAAATTTCTTCCACTAGAGCAGATTTACTTTTTCCCTTAGCCAACAACGGTAAGGCTCGTTACACAGTCAGAAAAACTTCAGACAACGAAATGAATTATTTAGACGAACAAATTGGCATCAATGCGGAAACGGGAAAAGAAGAAATCACCGCCATCAGAGCAAAACTGAAAAGAGTTGAATAAGCTTCTGAATTCCAGCATAAGTTCATCATGTGGAATCCAAGAGAGTTTTTCAAAAATATATTTAAAAAACCTAAAGAAAAAATTCCATCAGACAATCTGACGGAGTCGAATGAATATTCTTATATTAATGAAAAAGGTTTAACGGTTTTTACGGAGAAGTATCTTTTGGAAAGAGGATATTGTTGTGAGAACGGATGTAAACATTGTCCCTATGGCTACCGAAAGCCGCCAATAAATAAGAGCTAAATCCGGATCCTTGAGTTGTTTCAATGTGGGATCTTGTTGGGGCGCTTAGAATTCTACCATGATTCCGCCGTTGATGATGTCATCGGAGAAATCAAAATCAGAACCCATGGATTCTAATCTGCGATATTCTGCAGTTAACCACAGATGGTTTACGCC of Bdellovibrionota bacterium contains these proteins:
- the truA gene encoding tRNA pseudouridine(38-40) synthase TruA; the encoded protein is MELDPPKKTKPYRVRLDLSFDGSLFMGWQKQSEGAYTVQGVLEEKLSKIFKETIAVQASGRTDRGVHALHQVAHFDCSTDPTRINLRTALQASCPRFLVIKETYTAPKEFHARRDALEKTYKYLIRNAKTPSSQLWNKSVWIRKPLDLDYLNEVTKCLIGTHDFKSFQNAGTELKTTTREIYEAKWVLRKPGWVEFYIRGNGFLKQMVRNIVGTALALEKHGQPIEKMKEILEAKNRKVALKTADPEGLYLVAVKYPQTLDNKCLKF
- a CDS encoding DUF5522 domain-containing protein, translating into MPSDNLTESNEYSYINEKGLTVFTEKYLLERGYCCENGCKHCPYGYRKPPINKS